Proteins from a single region of Chloroherpeton thalassium ATCC 35110:
- a CDS encoding ArsA family ATPase, with the protein MRVIIYLGKGGVGKTSISSATAVSIARSGKKVLILSTDVAHSLADALGVELGAKPIEIEKNLFALEVNILAEIREHWEEFHAYFSTILMQEGASEIVADELAIMPGMEEMISLRHIWLAAKSGEYDAIVVDAAPTGETMRLLAMPESYRWYSDKIASWHVRAMGLAAPLIQKWMPKKNVFKLLPQVGENMQDLHKILMDPNITTYRIVVNPENMVLKEALRAQTYLNLFGYKLDAVVVNKVIMHKSTDPYILAMVEQQKKYLDKINNCFYPLPIFPARLHSQEVIGADKLHMLSTELFDGINPADVLYHEQLTQSVEKTDGKYMLRLYLPNVEIDRVQMNLKGDELLIEVNNFRKNIILPNVLIGRKTESAKFEDGNLEVTFA; encoded by the coding sequence ATGCGAGTTATAATATATCTTGGCAAAGGGGGAGTAGGTAAAACATCTATTTCTTCAGCAACAGCAGTATCAATCGCAAGAAGTGGCAAAAAAGTTTTGATTTTGAGTACCGACGTTGCTCATAGTCTTGCTGATGCGTTAGGCGTTGAATTAGGAGCTAAACCTATAGAAATTGAGAAAAATCTATTTGCATTAGAGGTTAATATCTTAGCTGAGATCAGAGAACACTGGGAAGAATTTCATGCCTATTTCTCAACCATTTTAATGCAAGAAGGTGCTTCTGAAATTGTAGCTGATGAACTTGCTATCATGCCTGGCATGGAAGAGATGATTAGTCTTCGCCACATTTGGCTGGCAGCAAAATCAGGTGAATATGACGCTATTGTGGTGGATGCAGCTCCGACAGGTGAAACCATGCGCTTGTTGGCAATGCCTGAATCATACAGATGGTATTCCGATAAAATTGCCAGTTGGCATGTTCGGGCGATGGGGCTTGCAGCGCCGTTAATTCAGAAGTGGATGCCAAAGAAAAACGTGTTCAAGCTTTTACCACAAGTTGGCGAGAACATGCAGGATTTGCATAAAATTCTGATGGACCCAAATATCACAACTTACCGAATTGTTGTCAATCCTGAGAATATGGTGCTTAAAGAAGCTTTACGAGCACAAACCTATCTGAATTTGTTTGGGTATAAGTTGGATGCCGTAGTTGTGAATAAGGTTATCATGCACAAATCTACTGATCCTTATATTTTGGCAATGGTTGAGCAACAAAAGAAATATTTGGATAAGATTAATAATTGCTTCTATCCTTTACCAATATTCCCAGCAAGGCTTCATAGTCAAGAAGTAATTGGTGCGGATAAGTTACACATGTTAAGTACCGAGCTTTTTGATGGAATCAACCCTGCCGATGTTTTATACCATGAGCAATTGACACAGTCTGTTGAAAAAACAGATGGAAAATATATGCTTCGGTTATACTTGCCGAACGTTGAAATCGACCGTGTTCAAATGAACTTGAAAGGTGATGAGTTGTTGATTGAAGTCAATAACTTTAGAAAAAATATCATTTTGCCAAACGTGCTTATCGGTCGTAAAACTGAAAGTGCAAAATTTGAAGACGGCAACTTAGAAGTTACGTTTGCTTAG
- a CDS encoding bacteriochlorophyll c-binding family protein: MPVGGGGAITEVLSSIGRISELMFEGHWYAFSKAVESLAQGSLRLNQNLWGSMGGGVGGSSLRGSSPSREYGKQIESKFAK; encoded by the coding sequence ATGCCAGTAGGAGGAGGAGGAGCAATTACAGAGGTGCTTTCCAGCATTGGTCGCATTTCTGAGCTCATGTTTGAAGGTCACTGGTATGCTTTTAGCAAAGCAGTTGAATCATTAGCACAAGGTTCATTGCGCCTCAACCAAAATCTTTGGGGTAGCATGGGCGGTGGTGTAGGTGGTTCTTCACTTCGTGGCTCATCACCATCTCGTGAATACGGTAAGCAAATCGAATCAAAGTTCGCTAAGTAA
- a CDS encoding chlorosome protein C: MTEAYDKLRTQFKELPLTDRIAFIAEATVMTGQSALSDSMGLFGGVFENIGSSVDSIIKATGLSNSSNNVVSQTVERVAITVKDAGKAAGTIYKDVAKGVDDATGGIAKGLGDVTSQASEVVKNVTGTIQKTAAEVTSPKK; this comes from the coding sequence ATGACAGAAGCATACGATAAGCTCCGTACTCAATTTAAAGAGCTTCCTTTAACTGACCGTATTGCATTTATTGCAGAAGCAACCGTCATGACGGGGCAGTCCGCTTTAAGTGATTCAATGGGGCTTTTTGGAGGTGTTTTTGAAAATATCGGATCGTCAGTTGACTCTATCATTAAGGCAACTGGTCTTTCAAATAGCTCAAATAACGTTGTTAGCCAAACGGTAGAACGTGTTGCTATTACCGTCAAAGATGCAGGTAAAGCAGCAGGAACTATCTATAAAGATGTGGCTAAGGGTGTAGATGATGCAACAGGTGGAATTGCAAAAGGTCTTGGTGATGTGACTTCACAGGCATCAGAAGTCGTTAAAAATGTAACAGGAACGATTCAAAAAACGGCTGCTGAAGTAACTTCTCCTAAAAAGTAG
- a CDS encoding TRC40/GET3/ArsA family transport-energizing ATPase, with product MRIITFTGKGGVGKTSIAAATALRLSELGMRTLVLSTDPAHSLSDSFNVSLSAEPTKIKDNLSAIEVNAYVDLKENWHVVQKYYANLFAAQGMPNVMADEMTVLPGMEELFSLVRVKRYKMSGQYDALVLDTAPTGETLRLLSLPDTLAWGIKMIRNVDKFIVRPLARPLSRMSDKLSNYVPSQEVFDSVDQVYEELDGIREILTDQNLSSVRLVMNPEKMAIKETMRALTYLNLYGFKVDMVTVNKLLSEDEDSGYLEKWKAVQKRYLNEINSAFEPLPIKTLPMYDNEVVGLDALNRLANDLYGDTDPSQMLYHEDPMRFIRHDDSYEVQIKLQFANPDDIDVWVSGDELFIQIGNQRKVMTLPLTLTGVEPGDAAFKGKWLSIPFPVTPQASPVGNGRG from the coding sequence ATGCGTATTATCACTTTTACAGGTAAAGGCGGTGTAGGAAAGACTAGTATTGCAGCAGCGACCGCTCTCAGACTCTCTGAACTCGGTATGCGGACACTTGTGCTTTCAACCGACCCTGCACACAGCCTTTCAGACTCGTTTAACGTGTCGCTTTCTGCCGAGCCAACAAAAATTAAGGATAATTTATCTGCTATAGAGGTAAATGCTTACGTTGATTTGAAAGAAAACTGGCATGTGGTTCAGAAGTACTATGCAAACTTGTTTGCGGCTCAAGGAATGCCAAACGTGATGGCTGATGAAATGACTGTTTTGCCTGGAATGGAAGAGCTATTCTCGCTTGTAAGAGTGAAACGGTATAAAATGTCGGGTCAGTATGATGCGTTGGTTCTTGATACCGCGCCAACTGGAGAAACGCTCCGCTTGTTATCTCTGCCTGATACGTTGGCATGGGGAATCAAAATGATTCGTAACGTCGATAAATTTATTGTTCGTCCACTTGCCAGACCGCTCTCAAGAATGTCTGATAAGCTATCAAATTATGTTCCTTCTCAAGAAGTTTTTGATTCGGTAGATCAAGTTTATGAAGAGTTAGATGGAATTCGTGAGATTTTGACGGATCAAAACTTGTCTTCTGTAAGACTGGTGATGAACCCTGAAAAGATGGCTATTAAAGAAACGATGAGAGCTTTGACTTATTTAAACTTATACGGATTTAAGGTTGATATGGTCACTGTAAATAAGTTGCTCTCAGAGGATGAAGATAGTGGCTACCTTGAAAAGTGGAAAGCTGTTCAGAAGCGGTATTTGAATGAAATTAACAGTGCTTTTGAGCCGCTGCCAATTAAAACGCTTCCAATGTATGACAATGAAGTGGTTGGTTTGGACGCCTTAAATCGGTTGGCAAATGATTTGTACGGCGATACAGATCCATCGCAAATGCTATATCATGAAGATCCGATGAGATTTATTCGTCATGATGATAGCTATGAGGTGCAAATTAAATTACAGTTTGCAAATCCTGATGATATTGATGTTTGGGTATCTGGAGATGAGTTGTTTATCCAGATTGGAAATCAAAGAAAAGTAATGACCTTGCCTCTCACCCTAACTGGTGTTGAACCAGGGGATGCGGCTTTCAAAGGAAAATGGCTTTCTATTCCATTTCCAGTGACGCCACAGGCGTCCCCAGTAGGAAATGGTCGGGGATAA